CATCCCAGGCAAGCCCACCGCTCCGatccctcttctcttctccccagGGGACGGAGGGCTCCTGGCCCCGCATGGACCCGGGCACCCGCGGCCCCGAGTCAGGAGCGAGCCGGGGAGACGCCGCGGCAGGTACCGGGACGGGGCTGGGCTCGGCGTCGGGCTCGGCGTTCACCCCCGCGGGCAGCGGGCTCCATAGCCGGGGCCGGCCGCGTCGGCGTGCCCTCCCCGCGCCATCCCCGCGCCATCCCCGCGCTCCCGAATGCCGTCTCCCCGGCAGgtgccaggcaggaggagagcccGGAGAGGGGCGGCACGTCCCCCGGGCGGGAGACGGAGCAGGAGCGCGGCCACGGTGCCGGAGCAGCGCGGCCGCGCCCCAACGCCTGCGGGAAGAGCTTCGGCCCGCGCTCCGAGCCGCCGAGCCGCCGCGGCCAGCCGGGCGAGCGGCCCTACGCCTGCCCCGAGTGCGGGCGCTGCTTCGGGCAGAGCTCCCACCTCCTCACCCACCAGCGGCTGCACACCGGCGAGCGGCCCTACCGCTGCCGCGACTGCGGCCGCGGCTTCAACGTCAACTCGGACCTGGTGAAGCACCGGCGGACGCACACGGGCGAGCGGCCCTACCCCTGCCCCGAGTGTGGGCGCCGTTTCGGCAGCAGCTCCAACCTGACGCGGCACCGGCGGCTGCACACGGGCGAGCGGCCCTACTGCTGCCCCGACTGCGGCGAGAGCTTCCGGGACTGCCCCTCGCTCACCATCCACCGCCGCGCCCACACCGGCGAGCGGCCCTACCCCTGCGCGGCGTGCGGCAAGGCCTTCGCCGACAGCTCGCTGCTGGCCAAGCACCAGCGCACGCACCGCGCCGACAAGTCCTTCGCGTGCCCCGACTGCGGCAAGAGCTTCTCCACCGGCTCCTACCTGCTGCGGCACCGGCGCACCCACCTGCCCGAGAAGCCCTACCGCTGCGGCGAGTGCGGCCGCGGCTACAGCCAGTTCGCCCACCTCACCACCCACCAGCGCGTCCACACCGGCGAGCGGCCCTACGTCTGCCCCGAGTGCCGCAAGAGCTTCACCACCAGCTCGGCGCTCACCAAACACAAGCGCGTCCACACCGGCGAGCGGCCCTACGTCTGCCCCGACTGCGGCAAGAGCTTCACCCAGAGCTCCAACGTCATCACCCACTGGCGCCTGCAGCACGGCAAGTCCCTCtgacggccccggccccgccgccccttccgcggcgccggcggccccTCCGCGAGGCTTCTCTGTGCGGCGCTCGGCAATAAAATCTGCCATCCTGCAGCGGAGGCCACCGCCGCGGCGGATCCGGGGCCGAGCGTCGCCCCAGACGCCCCCTCCGGCACGGGGGTCGCCGGCGGCCTCGTCGGAGCCCGGTTCGCTCCCGCGCCGCGGCTGTCCCGCGCGGCTCCCGGCCCGCGTCCCGTCCTTTCACAGGTGGGGAAACGGAGGCGGGGGAAAGCGAAGAAATTTGCTGGGTTTCACCCAAACAAGCGGATGCGGAGGCTGGGGCGCGGTGCGGGTCTCCGAGTTTCGCGTATCCGAGGCACCTTCGGGCTcaccgccggcccccgcccctcccgctcTTTTCGAGGCGGAACCGGGGTCCgccaggggctgcggggcttCGCCCTGCGGAGccaggggcggggggaagctgCAGGCCCAGCGCCGAGGTTGGGGATCCCCTGCGGCCCGCCGGGAGCACCCCCGGCTCTCCCGGTACCCCCggcgctcccagtgcccccagcacccccggtgcccccagcgctcccagtacCCCCGGCTCTCCTGGTGCCCCCAGCTCTCCCGGTACCCCTGGCTCTCCCGGCTCTCCcggcacccccagctctcccggtgcccccagtacccccagctctcccagctctcCCGGTACCCCCGCTCTCCCAGTACCCCCGGCTCTCCTGGTGCCCCCAGTTCTCCCAGCGCTCCTGGtgcccccagctctcccagtacCCCCGGCTCTCCCGGtgcccccagctctcccagtgcccccgGCTCTCCCAGcgctcccggtgcccccagtacccccagctctcccagctctcccggtgaccccagctctcccagtacCCCCAGCTCTCCCGGTACCCCCAGCTCTCCCGGTACCCCCGGCTCTCCCAGctctcccggtgcccccggctCTCCCGGCACCCCCGGCTCTCCCAGCTCTCCCGGTACCCCCAGCTCTCCCGGTACCCCCGGCTCTCCCAGctctcccggtgcccccggctCTCCCAGCTCTCCCGGCACCCCTggctctcccagtgcccccagtacccccagctCTCCCGGTACCCCCGGCTCTCCCAGCTCTCCCGGTGCCCCTGGCTCTCCCGGCACCCCCggctctcccagtgcccccagtatccccagctctcccggctctcccagctctcccggcacccccggctctcccagctctcccggtgcccccggctCTCCCGGCACCCCCGGCTCTCCCGGTGCCCCTggctctcccagtgcccccagtatcCCCAGCTCTCCCGGCGCCCCCAGCTCTCCCGGCACCCCCGGCTCTCCCGGTGCCCCCAGTATCCCCGGCTCTCCCGGCACCCCCGGCTCTCCCGGCGCCCGGCCGAGCCCTCTGCCGCACCGAGGCCGGGCGCCGGCGGGCACGAACTGGAAGAGgccggggctccgccgacccCGAGCAGCTTTTCCCTGCGGATGGCTGCGCGGGCGGCCGCGCCGTCCCCATCCGCGGAGCCCGGCCGTGCCGGATAGCCGGCGCGGAGCGTTGGAGCCCCGGGCTGCTGGTCGGGGTGCGAGGGCGCAGGATTTGTCCCCCTttgcccagccctggctgccgcCGGCTGACCCTGCGGAGCCAGGAATGCGCCGGGAacggggctgggatggggacaaggacaggctggagaTGCAGAAGGGGATGGGAATGcgggtggggatgggaatgcgggtggggatggggacagggatggggatgcagaagggaacagggatggggagcgggatggggatgtgggtgGGGAAGGGAATGGGACtggaaggggatggggacaggaatggggacaaggacagggctggggatgcaggCGGgaatggggatgaggatggggatggggacagggacggggacagggacggggctggggatgCAGGTGGGAACAGGGATGAGGACtggaatggggacagggacggggattgggagggaatggggacagggacggggattgggagaggatggggacaggaatgAGGAcaaggacagggctggggatgcaggtgggaatggggatgaggatggggatggggacagggacggggattgggagaggatggggacaggaatggggacagggacggggctggggatgCAGGCGGGAACGGGGATGAGGACTGGAATGGGGATGCAGGTGGgatgggcagggctggaaggGAATGAGGACAAGGACGGAGATGGGGATGCAGAAGGGAATGGGGATGAGGACTGGGACGGGGATGAGGACAAGGACCGGGATGGAGGTGCAGAAGGGAACAGGGATGCaggtgggagcagggatggggactgggatggggatgagggcagggacggggagcggATGGcgacagggatggggatgaggatgaaggctgggaggggatggggatgcagaaGGGAACAGGGATGAGGACCAGgatggggagggctgggaggggatgggggcagggatgggggcaagcacagggatggggatggggacagggacagggatggggacagggatggggatggggatgcagaagggaacagggatggggatggggagggctgggaggggatgggcACAGGACTGAGGGCaagcacagggatggggatggggacagggatggggatgcaggaggggacagggatgcgaactgggatggggatgagggcagggatggggatgcggaaggggatgggggcagggatggggacaggcacagggatggggatggggatgcggACCGGGccggggtggggatggggacagggatggggatgcagggggggctgagccccgggatgggggtgcaggggggggcgcagggggggtgcagggggggggggtgcaggggggctgagccccgggccgggggtgcagggggggtgtggggggggctGAGCTCcgggatgggggtgcaggggggggtgtggggggggctGAGCTCcgggatgggggtgcagggggggggtgcaggggggggcgcagggggggtgcagggggggggtgcagggggggctgagccccgggccgggggtgcggggggggctGAGCTccgggccgggggtgcggggggggtgcgggggggctgAGCTCcgggatgggggtgcaggggggggtgcagggggggctgagccccgggccgggggtgcagggggggctgagccccgggccgggggtgc
This window of the Pelecanus crispus isolate bPelCri1 unplaced genomic scaffold, bPelCri1.pri SCAFFOLD_213, whole genome shotgun sequence genome carries:
- the LOC142596911 gene encoding LOW QUALITY PROTEIN: uncharacterized protein LOC142596911 (The sequence of the model RefSeq protein was modified relative to this genomic sequence to represent the inferred CDS: inserted 1 base in 1 codon), whose amino-acid sequence is MGTFVPAGARPRCGRGLGRAPGEPGVPGEPGILGAPGEPGVPGELGAPGELGILGALGEPGAPGEPGVPGEPGAPGELGEPGVPGELGEPGELGILGALGEPGVPGEPGAPGELGEPGVPGELGVLGALGEPGVPGELGEPGAPGELGEPGVPGELGVPGELGEPGVPGEPGAPGELGEPGVPGELGVPGELGVLGELGSPGELGELGVLGAPGALGEPGALGELGAPGEPGVLGELGAPGALGELGAPGEPGVLGEXGVPGELGELGVLGAPGELGVPGEPGEPGVPGELGAPGEPGVLGALGAPGVLGALGAPGVPGEPGVLPAGRRGSPTSALGLQLPPAPGSAGRSPAAPGGPRFRLEKSGRGGGRR